A section of the Mesorhizobium loti genome encodes:
- a CDS encoding DUF1489 family protein encodes MALNLLKLCVGCDSVEDLEEWIEFRLDERRRAGEPAEHWHTTRMVPTRGAEITDGGSLYWVIKGNVQCRQLITEIRPFTDDEGIGRCHLMLDPQVVRTDWQPRRAFQGWRYLKPSDAPLDLGKGKAGLVEMPPKLRRELADLGLL; translated from the coding sequence ATGGCTCTCAATCTCCTAAAACTGTGCGTCGGCTGCGACAGCGTCGAGGATCTCGAGGAATGGATCGAGTTCCGTCTCGACGAACGGCGCCGGGCCGGTGAACCGGCCGAACACTGGCACACCACGCGCATGGTGCCGACGCGCGGCGCCGAGATCACCGATGGCGGTTCACTCTACTGGGTGATCAAGGGCAACGTGCAGTGCCGCCAGCTGATCACTGAAATCCGGCCGTTCACCGACGATGAGGGCATCGGCCGCTGCCATTTGATGCTCGATCCGCAAGTCGTGCGCACCGACTGGCAGCCACGGCGGGCTTTCCAGGGCTGGCGCTACCTGAAACCTTCGGACGCGCCACTCGATCTCGGCAAGGGCAAGGCCGGGCTGGTCGAGATGCCGCCGAAACTCAGACGCGAGCTTGCCGACCTCGGCTTGCTGTAG
- a CDS encoding DnaJ domain-containing protein, whose translation MLGAIIVLVVLLLVLLTVVSAFLRADPARLASGTRTLAPVLLALAGGAVLLVGRSGIGGVILFGAIGWYAAMHANRPKVSSASGKRSTVRTAALEMELDHNTGGLEGLVLAGRHDGKMLGAMGVAELQHLYRELSGDAESRQLLETYLDGRFPVWRKNTETNGGEGLGVAPGPGSMTKEEAYKVLGLEAGAAAADVRKAHRRLMQRLHPDVGGTSFLAARINEAKDVLLSNHN comes from the coding sequence ATGTTAGGCGCAATTATCGTTCTGGTCGTACTGCTGCTGGTGCTCCTGACCGTAGTCTCGGCCTTCCTTCGGGCCGACCCCGCCCGGCTTGCGAGCGGGACGAGAACACTGGCTCCGGTCCTGCTGGCGCTGGCGGGCGGCGCGGTGCTTCTGGTCGGTCGAAGCGGAATCGGCGGCGTCATCCTGTTCGGGGCAATCGGCTGGTATGCCGCCATGCACGCGAACCGACCCAAGGTCAGTTCGGCGTCGGGAAAACGCTCAACGGTGCGGACGGCAGCACTCGAGATGGAGTTGGATCACAATACGGGCGGCCTTGAAGGACTGGTTCTGGCCGGCCGCCACGACGGCAAGATGCTTGGCGCGATGGGCGTTGCGGAGCTGCAGCATCTCTACCGCGAACTCTCCGGCGATGCGGAGAGTCGCCAACTGCTAGAGACGTATCTTGACGGCAGATTTCCCGTCTGGCGCAAAAACACTGAGACGAACGGTGGCGAAGGGCTGGGTGTTGCGCCAGGTCCGGGCTCCATGACTAAGGAGGAGGCCTACAAGGTCCTTGGTCTTGAAGCGGGGGCCGCCGCGGCGGATGTCCGCAAGGCGCACCGCCGCCTGATGCAGCGCCTGCACCCCGATGTCGGCGGCACGTCTTTCCTGGCGGCGCGAATTAACGAAGCCAAGGACGTCTTGCTCTCCAATCACAACTAG